A region of Photobacterium sanguinicancri DNA encodes the following proteins:
- the ung gene encoding uracil-DNA glycosylase, which yields MIHTFNWQTLFSQESTKEYFTHIEDYVANQRAAGKAIFPPEADVFNAFDSTPFDQVKVVILGQDPYHGPHQAHGLSFSVLPGVKTPPSLANMYKELATDIDGFIIPNHGYLQPWAQQGVLLLNTVLTVEQGKAHSHAKIGWETFTDHVIEALNSQAEGLVFLLWGAHAQKKGKQIDTTRHHVLTSAHPSPLSAYRGFFGCQHFSQTNTLLSQMNKSEIDWHLKDIA from the coding sequence ATGATTCACACTTTCAACTGGCAAACCTTATTTTCGCAAGAAAGCACTAAAGAATACTTTACGCATATTGAAGACTATGTCGCGAATCAGCGTGCGGCAGGCAAGGCCATATTCCCACCTGAAGCTGATGTATTTAATGCGTTTGATTCTACGCCTTTTGATCAAGTGAAAGTTGTCATTTTAGGGCAAGATCCCTACCACGGCCCTCATCAAGCACACGGCCTGAGTTTTTCTGTATTACCTGGAGTCAAAACACCCCCCTCACTCGCGAATATGTATAAAGAATTAGCGACCGACATTGATGGCTTTATTATCCCTAACCATGGCTATCTACAGCCTTGGGCTCAGCAAGGTGTTTTGTTACTTAATACCGTACTGACGGTTGAGCAGGGTAAGGCCCACTCGCATGCCAAAATTGGTTGGGAAACGTTTACCGATCATGTCATTGAGGCGTTGAATTCACAGGCTGAAGGCCTTGTCTTTTTGCTGTGGGGCGCGCACGCACAGAAAAAAGGAAAGCAAATTGATACGACTCGTCACCACGTTTTGACCTCGGCTCACCCGTCACCCCTGTCTGCGTACCGTGGTTTCTTTGGTTGTCAGCATTTCTCCCAGACAAATACCCTGCTGTCGCAGATGAATAAGTCAGAGATTGATTGGCACTTAAAAGATATTGCTTAA